One segment of Hippopotamus amphibius kiboko isolate mHipAmp2 chromosome 2, mHipAmp2.hap2, whole genome shotgun sequence DNA contains the following:
- the RNASE1 gene encoding ribonuclease pancreatic has translation MALKLLVLVLLVLGCVQPSLGKETAAEKFQRQHMDTSSSLSNDSNYCNQMMVRRNMTKDRCKPVNTFVHESEADVKAVCSQKNVTCKNGQTNCYESNSTMHITDCRETGSSKYPNCAYKTSQLQKHIIVACEGDPYVPVHYDASV, from the coding sequence ATGGCTCTGAAGTTGCTGGTCCTGGTTCTGCTGGTGCTAGGGTGTGTCCAGCCTTCCCTGGGCAAGGAAACGGCGGCTGAGAAGTTCCAACGGCAGCACATGGATACCAGCAGCTCCCTCAGCAATGACTCCAACTACTGCAACCAAATGATGGTGCGCCGGAACATGACCAAGGATCGGTGCAAGCCAGTGAACACCTTTGTGCACGAGTCCGAGGCAGATGTCAAGGCTGTTTGCTCCCAGAAAAACGTCACCTGCAAGAATGGGCAGACCAACTGCTATGAGAGCAACTCCACCATGCACATCACAGACTGCCGCGAGACGGGCAGCTCCAAGTACCCCAACTGTGCCTACAAGACCAGCCAGTTGCAGAAACACATCATCGTGGCCTGTGAGGGAGACCCATACGTGCCAGTCCACTATGACGCTTCTGTGTAG